A genome region from Pseudomonas pergaminensis includes the following:
- a CDS encoding ABC transporter permease, protein MNLSPLNRRRFERFKANKRGWWSLWLFLILFVLSLGAELIANDKPLAVHYDGGWYFPALKRYPETTFGGEFPLEANYKSPYIQELLKAKDAWTLWAPIPFSYQSINYDLKVPAPAPPSSVNLLGTDDQGRDVLARVIYGFRVSVLFALTLTVLSSIIGVIAGALQGFYGGWVDLAGQRFLEIWSGLPVLYLLIILASFVQPNFWWLLGIMLLFSWMSLVDVVRAEFLRGRNLEYVRAARALGMQNGAIMFRHILPNAMVSTMTFMPFILTGAIGTLTALDFLGFGLPAGSPSLGELVAQGKSNLQAPWLGMSAFAVLAIMLSLLVFIGESARDAFDPRK, encoded by the coding sequence ATGAATCTATCCCCCCTCAATCGCCGCCGGTTCGAACGGTTCAAGGCCAACAAACGTGGCTGGTGGTCGCTGTGGCTGTTCCTGATCCTGTTTGTGCTGAGCCTGGGCGCCGAGCTGATCGCCAACGACAAGCCCCTGGCGGTGCACTACGACGGTGGCTGGTACTTCCCGGCGCTCAAGCGCTACCCGGAGACCACCTTTGGCGGCGAGTTCCCGCTGGAGGCCAACTACAAGAGCCCGTATATCCAGGAACTGCTCAAGGCCAAAGACGCCTGGACCTTATGGGCGCCGATCCCGTTCAGCTACCAGAGCATCAACTACGACCTCAAGGTGCCCGCCCCGGCGCCGCCCTCTTCCGTGAACCTGCTGGGCACCGACGACCAAGGCCGCGACGTACTGGCGCGGGTCATCTACGGCTTCCGTGTGTCGGTGCTGTTTGCCCTGACGCTGACAGTGCTCAGCTCGATCATCGGCGTGATCGCCGGGGCCTTGCAGGGCTTCTATGGCGGCTGGGTCGACCTGGCGGGGCAGCGGTTCCTGGAAATATGGTCCGGGTTGCCGGTGTTGTACTTGCTGATCATTCTCGCCAGTTTCGTGCAGCCCAACTTCTGGTGGCTGCTGGGGATCATGCTGCTGTTTTCGTGGATGAGCCTGGTGGACGTGGTACGCGCCGAGTTCCTGCGCGGACGCAACCTGGAATACGTGCGCGCCGCCAGGGCCCTGGGCATGCAGAACGGCGCGATCATGTTCCGCCACATTTTGCCGAATGCGATGGTGTCGACCATGACCTTCATGCCGTTCATCCTCACCGGCGCCATCGGCACCCTCACCGCCCTGGACTTCCTCGGCTTTGGTTTGCCGGCTGGCTCGCCATCGCTGGGTGAACTGGTGGCCCAAGGCAAATCCAATCTGCAAGCGCCGTGGCTGGGCATGAGTGCCTTTGCCGTGCTGGCGATCATGTTGAGTTTGCTGGTGTTTATCGGCGAGTCCGCTCGCGATGCCTTCGACCCGAGGAAATGA
- a CDS encoding extracellular solute-binding protein yields MMSLRTALLGGLLLCTVAQAAPQHALTLYNEPPKYPADFKHFDYVNPDAPKGGTFRESAMGGFDSLNPYISKGVPADNLGLIYDTLAMQSLDEPITEYGLVAGKIEKAPDNSWVRFYLRPEARFHDGHPIRAEDVVFTFQELIKEGSPIYRTYYADVDEVVAEDPLKVLFKFKRTNNRELPLILGQLPVLPKHWWATRDFAKGNLEVPLGSGPYKVAEVKAGRMIRYERVKDYWAKDLPVAKGFYNFDNRITDYYRDSTVSLEALKAGQFDYWLEFSAKNWANAYNIPAVAQGRLIKEEIPNGNPTGMQGFVFNMRKPMFQDVRVRKAISLLLDFEWSNKQLFNGAYTRTRSYFENSEMAATGLPGPDELKILEPLRDKIPPEVFTQAFEPAKTDGSGMIRTQQREAYQLLQEAGWRIVDDKMVDTTGKPVKIEFLLAQTEFERILLPFKRNLADLGIDLVIRRVDVSQFVNRIRSRDFDMLVGSFPQSTSPGNEQREFWKSSSADKPGSRNYMGLKDPAIDQLVEELIDADSRKSLVAHAKALDRVLQFGYYVIPNWHIKTFRVAYWDHLGHPKVPPRYDVGTATWWAKPDAKPAIPLDTSTHADPASGGD; encoded by the coding sequence ATGATGTCTTTGCGTACTGCCCTGCTCGGTGGCCTGCTGCTGTGCACCGTGGCCCAAGCCGCCCCGCAACATGCGTTGACGCTCTACAACGAGCCGCCGAAATACCCCGCCGACTTCAAGCACTTCGACTATGTCAACCCGGATGCGCCCAAGGGCGGCACGTTCCGAGAGTCGGCCATGGGTGGTTTCGACAGCCTCAACCCCTACATCAGCAAGGGCGTACCGGCCGACAACCTCGGCCTGATCTACGACACCCTGGCCATGCAGAGCCTGGATGAACCCATCACCGAGTACGGACTGGTCGCTGGCAAGATCGAAAAAGCCCCGGACAACAGCTGGGTGCGCTTCTACCTGCGCCCCGAAGCACGCTTCCACGACGGCCACCCGATCCGCGCCGAAGATGTGGTGTTTACCTTCCAGGAACTGATCAAGGAAGGCTCGCCGATCTACCGCACCTATTACGCCGACGTCGACGAAGTGGTCGCCGAGGACCCGCTGAAGGTGCTGTTCAAGTTCAAGCGCACCAATAACCGCGAATTGCCGCTGATCCTCGGCCAACTGCCGGTATTGCCCAAGCATTGGTGGGCGACCCGCGACTTCGCCAAGGGCAACCTTGAAGTGCCGCTGGGCAGCGGGCCGTACAAGGTCGCCGAGGTCAAGGCCGGGCGCATGATCCGCTACGAGCGGGTCAAGGACTACTGGGCCAAGGACCTGCCGGTCGCCAAGGGTTTCTACAACTTCGATAACCGCATCACCGACTATTACCGCGACAGCACCGTGTCCCTGGAAGCCTTGAAGGCCGGGCAGTTCGACTACTGGCTGGAATTCAGCGCCAAGAACTGGGCCAACGCCTACAACATCCCGGCGGTGGCCCAGGGTCGCCTGATCAAGGAAGAAATCCCCAACGGCAACCCCACCGGCATGCAGGGCTTCGTGTTCAACATGCGCAAACCGATGTTCCAGGACGTGCGGGTGCGCAAGGCCATCAGCCTGTTGCTGGATTTCGAGTGGAGCAACAAGCAGCTGTTCAACGGTGCCTACACCCGCACCCGCAGTTACTTCGAAAACTCGGAGATGGCCGCCACCGGCCTGCCAGGTCCAGATGAGCTGAAAATCCTCGAGCCCCTGCGCGACAAGATCCCGCCCGAAGTCTTCACCCAGGCGTTCGAACCGGCCAAGACCGACGGCAGCGGCATGATCCGCACCCAGCAACGCGAAGCCTACCAACTGCTGCAGGAAGCCGGCTGGCGCATCGTCGACGACAAGATGGTCGACACCACTGGCAAGCCGGTGAAAATCGAGTTCCTGCTGGCCCAGACCGAGTTCGAACGCATCCTGCTGCCGTTCAAGCGCAACCTGGCTGACCTGGGGATCGACCTGGTGATCCGCCGGGTGGACGTCTCGCAGTTCGTCAACCGCATTCGCTCGCGGGACTTCGACATGCTGGTGGGCAGCTTCCCGCAGTCCACCTCGCCGGGCAATGAACAACGGGAGTTCTGGAAGTCTTCCAGCGCCGACAAACCTGGCAGCCGCAACTACATGGGCCTCAAGGACCCGGCCATCGACCAGTTGGTGGAAGAGCTGATCGACGCCGATTCGCGCAAAAGCCTGGTGGCGCATGCCAAGGCCCTGGACCGCGTGTTGCAGTTCGGCTACTACGTGATCCCGAACTGGCACATCAAGACCTTCCGCGTCGCGTACTGGGACCACCTGGGCCACCCCAAAGTCCCGCCGCGCTACGACGTCGGCACGGCCACCTGGTGGGCCAAACCCGACGCCAAGCCTGCCATTCCCCTAGACACGAGCACGCACGCCGATCCGGCGAGCGGAGGCGATTAA
- a CDS encoding microcin C ABC transporter permease YejB — translation MLAYIFRRLLLIIPTLFGILLINFVIIQAAPGGPVEQMIAKLEGFEGATSRIAGGGAEVSVAGSSSYRGAQGLDPALIKEIEKMYGFDKSAPERLWIMVKNYAQLDFGDSFFRDAKVIDLIKEKMPVSISLGLWSTLIMYLVSIPLGIAKARRHGSHFDVWTSSAIIVGYAIPAFLFAILLIVVFAGGSYLDWFPLRGLTSNNFDELSWGGKVLDYFWHLALPITALVIGNFATMTLLTKNSFLDEINKQYVITAKAKGLTNHRVLYGHVFRNAMLLVIAGFPSAFIGIFFTGSLLVEVIFSLDGLGLMSFEAAINRDYPVVFGTLFIFTLLGLIVKLIGDLTYTLVDPRIDFASREH, via the coding sequence ATGCTGGCCTATATCTTTCGCCGCCTGTTACTGATCATCCCCACGCTGTTCGGGATCCTGCTGATCAACTTCGTCATCATCCAGGCCGCCCCCGGGGGCCCGGTGGAACAGATGATCGCCAAGCTCGAAGGCTTTGAAGGCGCCACCAGCCGCATTGCCGGCGGCGGTGCCGAGGTGTCGGTGGCCGGTTCCAGCAGCTACCGAGGCGCCCAGGGCCTGGACCCGGCGCTGATCAAAGAAATCGAGAAGATGTACGGCTTCGACAAATCGGCGCCGGAACGCCTGTGGATCATGGTCAAGAACTACGCCCAGCTGGATTTCGGCGACAGCTTCTTTCGTGACGCCAAGGTCATCGACCTGATCAAGGAAAAGATGCCGGTGTCCATCTCCCTCGGGTTATGGAGCACGCTGATCATGTACCTGGTGTCCATCCCCCTGGGGATCGCCAAGGCCAGGCGGCACGGCAGCCATTTCGATGTGTGGACCAGTTCGGCGATCATCGTTGGCTACGCGATCCCGGCGTTCCTGTTTGCGATCCTGTTGATCGTGGTGTTTGCCGGTGGCAGTTACCTGGACTGGTTCCCCCTGCGCGGGCTCACGTCGAACAACTTCGACGAGCTGAGCTGGGGCGGCAAGGTCCTCGATTACTTCTGGCACCTGGCGCTGCCCATCACGGCCTTGGTGATCGGCAACTTTGCCACCATGACCCTGCTGACCAAGAACAGCTTTCTCGACGAGATCAACAAGCAGTACGTGATCACCGCCAAGGCCAAGGGCCTGACCAACCACCGCGTGCTGTACGGCCATGTGTTCCGCAATGCGATGTTGCTGGTAATCGCCGGCTTCCCTTCGGCGTTTATCGGCATTTTCTTCACCGGTTCGTTGCTGGTGGAGGTGATCTTTTCCCTCGACGGCCTGGGCCTGATGAGCTTTGAAGCGGCGATCAACCGCGACTACCCGGTGGTGTTCGGCACGTTGTTCATCTTCACCCTGCTGGGGCTGATTGTGAAACTGATCGGCGACCTCACCTACACCTTGGTCGATCCGCGTATCGACTTTGCCAGCCGGGAGCATTGA
- a CDS encoding ABC transporter ATP-binding protein translates to MNQDNLIEIRDLSVEFVTGDHHHRVVNNVSFDIKRGETIALVGESGSGKSVTAHSILRLLPYPLARHPSGTINYAGQDLLTLKEKTIRHIRGNRIAMIFQEPMTSLNPLHNIEKQINEVLGLHKGLTGKVATQRTLELLELVGIPEPHKRLKALPHELSGGQRQRVMIAMALANEPELLIADEPTTALDVTVQLKILELLKELQARLGMALLLISHDLNLVRRIAHRVCVMQKGCIVEQADCETLFQSPQHPYTQELLAAEPSGGPANNAVGAPLLEVDDLKVWFPIKKGFLRNTVDYVKAVDGINFSLPQGQTLGIVGESGSGKSTLGLAILRLIASKGGIRFEGQQLDKLTQQQVRPLRREMQVVFQDPFGSLSPRMCVSEIVGEGLRIHKMGTPAEQEVAIIAALKEVGLDPESRHRYPHEFSGGQRQRIAIARALVLKPRLILLDEPTSALDRTVQRQVVELLRSLQAKYNLTYLFISHDLAVVKALSHQLMVVKHGQVVEQGDAQAIFADPQHAYTRQLLEAAFLVPA, encoded by the coding sequence ATGAATCAGGACAATCTGATCGAAATCCGCGACCTCTCCGTCGAGTTTGTCACGGGCGACCATCACCACCGTGTGGTGAACAACGTCAGCTTCGACATCAAGCGCGGCGAAACCATCGCGCTGGTGGGCGAAAGCGGCTCGGGCAAATCGGTGACGGCCCACTCGATCCTGCGCCTGCTGCCCTACCCGCTGGCGCGGCACCCCTCCGGCACCATCAACTATGCCGGGCAGGACCTGCTCACGCTGAAAGAAAAAACCATCCGCCACATTCGCGGCAACCGCATTGCGATGATCTTCCAGGAGCCGATGACCTCCTTGAACCCGCTGCACAACATCGAGAAGCAGATCAATGAAGTGCTGGGCCTGCACAAGGGGCTCACCGGCAAGGTCGCCACCCAGCGCACCCTGGAGTTGCTGGAACTGGTGGGCATTCCCGAACCGCACAAGCGCCTCAAGGCCCTGCCCCATGAGTTGTCCGGCGGCCAGCGCCAGCGGGTGATGATCGCCATGGCATTGGCCAATGAGCCAGAACTGCTGATTGCCGATGAGCCGACCACGGCGCTGGATGTGACGGTGCAACTGAAGATCCTGGAATTGCTCAAGGAGTTGCAGGCGCGCCTGGGCATGGCGCTGCTGTTGATCAGCCATGACCTTAACCTGGTGCGGCGCATCGCCCACCGCGTGTGCGTGATGCAGAAGGGTTGCATCGTCGAACAGGCGGACTGCGAGACGCTGTTCCAGTCGCCCCAGCATCCCTACACCCAGGAACTGCTTGCGGCCGAGCCCAGTGGCGGGCCCGCCAACAACGCGGTGGGCGCGCCGCTTTTGGAAGTCGATGACCTCAAGGTGTGGTTCCCGATCAAAAAAGGCTTTTTGCGCAACACCGTCGACTACGTCAAGGCGGTGGACGGTATCAACTTCAGCCTGCCCCAGGGGCAGACCCTGGGCATCGTTGGCGAAAGCGGCTCGGGCAAATCCACCCTGGGCCTGGCGATTTTGCGGTTGATCGCCAGCAAGGGCGGGATCCGCTTCGAAGGCCAGCAACTGGACAAGCTGACCCAGCAGCAGGTGCGCCCGCTGCGCCGGGAAATGCAGGTGGTGTTCCAGGACCCGTTCGGCAGCCTGAGCCCGCGCATGTGCGTCAGCGAGATCGTCGGTGAAGGCCTGCGCATCCACAAGATGGGTACACCGGCCGAGCAGGAAGTCGCGATTATCGCAGCACTCAAGGAGGTGGGCCTGGACCCGGAATCCCGGCACCGCTACCCCCACGAATTCTCCGGCGGCCAGCGCCAACGCATCGCCATCGCCCGCGCACTGGTGCTCAAGCCACGCCTGATCCTGCTCGACGAACCCACCTCGGCCCTCGACCGTACGGTGCAACGCCAGGTGGTGGAACTGCTACGCAGCCTGCAGGCCAAGTACAACCTGACGTACCTGTTTATCAGCCATGACTTGGCGGTGGTCAAAGCCTTGAGTCACCAGTTGATGGTGGTCAAACATGGGCAGGTGGTGGAGCAAGGCGATGCCCAGGCGATTTTCGCCGATCCGCAGCATGCCTACACCCGTCAGCTGCTGGAGGCCGCGTTCCTCGTACCCGCCTGA